The genomic window CTGGCACCACGAGATGTTAGGTATGAAAGAAGCTCTCTTGCCTGTCCCGTATCTCTTACACCATACACAAGAAAGCAGTCCTTTGTGTTTGCCCTTGTTAGCCCATATCCGTTGTATAGGAAACTTAAATTGCTTTCAAAAGCTACCAACTTGTCCGCCACACTGTAATATTCCTGAGGCACCCTTGCCCCTGGGTTTATTACCACCATGAAGTTTCCTTGTTCTTTGACATAATTGTATATCTGTCTGTAGTATTCAAAATCTCCAAGCTCATTGCTCACCTCATCAAGGAAAAAGCCCTCTATCTGAGGATAAAAGTCCAAATACCTTTGTATATCCGCTATGACCCCTTGCCGATTTCTGCGAGCGTATTCAGTCTTCAAATAACCCAACACCCTTTTACCCGATGCCTTGTATGTGTTTATAATGTTCTCAAACTCCTGGTCTTTTATGACACTTGGACCACTATCGGGGTTTATTATCACTATTATCTCCTTTGGGCTTCTCAACTGGGCTAATCGCTGATGGTCATCTCTGTAGTTTGCATCCGCAGGGTAGGAATAGAGAGGCACAAGTATGGTGGATACTCTAAGCGTTTGCTCTTGAGAGGAATTAGAACCAGACCATCCACATCCTAAAAGCAGGGTGAAGGCAACAAGAAAAAGAGCCCAAAACTTTTTCATCTTTATCTCCCAGTGAAAATTGTAATATAATCATAAAGCATATAGGTTTTGGAGGTAAAAAATGGAGAAAAACTGGAGCGTGGGAACTGTATATCTGAACGACAAGACACGAATAATAGTAATGGGCATAACAGGAAGGGAAGCCTCTCAAGTGGTAACAGAGTCTGAAGCTCTATATCCGGGTTTTATAGTGGCGGGCGTCACGCCAGGAAAGGGTGGTTCTGAGGTGGCTGGGAAGCCTGTCTACAATACGGTCAAAGAAGCCCTGCAAAAACATCCAGAGATAAACACAGGCATAGTTTATGTGCCGCCAGCCTCTGTAAAAGATGCGGTTATAGAGCTTGTAGATGCGGGCATAAAGGTCATATTCATAATCACCGAGCATGTGCCAATAAGGGATACGGTCTACTTTTACCACTATGCGAAGGAAAGAGGAGTGATAATAGTGGGTCCCACTTCTTTGGGTTGTATGATGCCCTGGATTCCCGCAAGGATTGGAGCTATAGGGGGTAAAAATCCCTCCATAGCCTACGAAAAGGGTGGGCTCGTGATACTTTCCAAATCTGGTGGGCTTACCACTACCACTGCGGAGATGTTCAAGCGTAGAGGGTGGGGCGTGTATATGGCTCTGGCTCTAGGTGGAGATGTTATCTCCTGCACTACCTTTGCGGATGCCCTTGAAAACATAGCGGATGACCCAAACGTGAAGGGTGTAATAATTCAAGGTGAAGTGGGTGGCTCTTACGAAGAGCAGGCTGCGGAGACCATCCTAAGACTTTGGAAGGAAGGCAGATGGAACAAGCCGGTAGCTGCCTTTGTAGCAGGAAGATTTCAAGAAAAACTTGAAGGTGTCTCTTTTGGACACGCAGGTGCTATAGTGGAAAGGGGTAAGGGTAAAGCCACCGATAAGATAAGAGCCTTCAACGAGGTTGGCAAGATAACAGGGCTTGTCAAGGTTGCGGAGTTTTACCATGACCTTGTGCATTGTATAGAAGAGCTTGGAGTTCCAAGAGACTTTGAAGACACTACTCCAGAAGGAAGAGTCAGACCTCTGTATTCTACCATTGATGAGGAGACCTGTCAGTTTAGAGGTTGATTTATTAATGCTTTAATTGGGCTTTGATATAGCTACTTGACAAAAACGAATAGAATAGTTATAATAAAACACAGAACTAACTATTACAATTATGTGGGAGGCTCCCCCTCCCGAATTAAAACTAACTGAAAATGTATCAGCTTGGTTTATACATAGAGTATCCCTTAGTATAGACAAATATCCCTTTTAGGGACATTTATCCACACCTCGGGTTTAGGGGCTCACCGACCCCAATGCCTTACTCCAGAGGCACTAATACCGCTCATCAAGCAGGCTTTTTATACCCACTTGATAAGGGCTTGCAGAGTGCAGTGTAAACACCAACCTCACCTAACACGGTTAGGCGAGCCTTTGTCGGTGTTCACGTTCCGCACCCCGCTTTAAAAACTAAAGAATAATATACAACATTTATCTTCGTTTGTCAACATTTTCAAAGACTAGTCGCCAAGACCTTGATAACATATATGGTGCGTGTCTCGACCATTTCGGAATAAAGGTCGGAAATTCTAAATTTTTAGAATACGAAAAGTGTATAATAGAACAATTTCTATACAGTTTATACTTAATTCGTAGCCTTATGGTTGATAGCCTTGATAGGAATGACATAAACATACGTTTTGTAAAAGCCTTTGCAGAATTTGAGAACCTTCCTTTTTCCAAGACCATAAACATACAACAAATTCTGTCATCTGTTGGTGTTAAACTAATGATATACAGCTTGCCCTTGAAGTTACCACTGACCTTAGTATAAAAAGGTTGGACCTTGACGGTATAGCAATATTCTCTGGCGATATCGATATGTATCCTATAGCTTCTTAGATAAAAGAGCATTTTGGAAGGGATGTTTATATTGTATCTTACTCTAAGAGAATTAATTCCATAGAAGGATTGAAAAACTGGCTAAAGAAAAACGACTATGCAACAACTGGGTTGATAATAACTAACTGGTTACCAAGATGGAACTTAGATATGGATCAAAAACAAGCTAATGAATGTCTAAAAAGGCTTATAGAAGAAGGTTTGTTAGATAAGGAAGGCATAGTGTTTCAAAAGGAATATGAGGAAGGCGATAATTTAATAGGCAGGTTCTTCCTATCTCCTTAGCAACCTAAAAGCAAAGCCACTTAGGAATATGACCGTTATAAGCCCTATAAAAGCCAAGATTAGGATGTATTTCACAGCTCTATCTCTGCGTGCCTGCTGGCATGGCATTGGATGTTTACCGCCACTGGGAGAGAGGCTATGTGGCAAGGATAAAGCTCCACCTTTACATCCACCGCAGTCACAGTCCCACCAAAACCCATAGGACCCCAGCCTATCTTGTTTATTTCCTCTATAAGCTCCTCTTCTATTCTCTTGGCTACAGGGTCTTTACTTCTTTCTCCCACTGGTCTAAGGAGTGCCTTCTTGGCAAGCAAGGCACAGTATTCAAATGTGCCACCTATTCCTACTCCAACGGTGAAGGGTGGACAGGCATTGGGACCAGCAAGCTTTACCGTCTCAAGGACAAACCTTTTTACACCCTCCCAACCGTCCGCAGGTTTTAGCATAGCAAGACGCGAGGTGTTTTCTGAACCCGCACCCTTTGGTGCAAAGGTGAGCTTTATCCTATCTCCGGGAACCACCCTATAGTGTATCACTGCAGGAGTGTTGTCTTTTGTGTTTTTTCTTTCAAAAACAGGGTCGTAAACCATAGAGGCTCTAAGATAGCCCTCTGTGTAAGCCCTTCTTACTCCTTCGTTTATGGCATCTTCAAGAGACCCACCCACCACATGGACATCTTGACCTATTTCCACAAAAACCACTGCCACACCTGTGTCTTGACAGTATGCCATCTGCTCCTCTCTTGCGGACTTTATGTTAAGGAGTATCTGGCTGAGGACCTCTCTTCCTATTTCAGATTCTTCTCTCCTTATGGCACTTTGATAGGCAAGCTCCACATCCTCTGGAATTTCGTAGTTAGCCTTTATGGCAATCTCCCTTACCGCCTCCACTATTTGGTCATAGTGCACTTCTCGCATTTAACAGCTCCTCCACTATGGCTATGTTTTTCCTTACAGACTCCACAGACCTCTTCCACATCTCACGCTCTTCCTCTATCATAGGTATTTTAATCACTTCTTCTGCTCCGTTGTTGCCCAATTTTACTGGCACGCCCACACACAAGCCTTCCGCCTCGTAATACTTGCCCACTTCTCCATCCAAATATACAGAACATGGTAGGATTCTCTTGTTGTCTGTCACAATAGCTTCCACCATTTCCACTATGGACGCAGCAGGTGCGTGATAAGCAGAAGTTCCCATAAGGTCTACTATCTCACCACCACCAAACTGAGTTCTCCTTATAAGCTCTTGGATTTTCTCCTTTGGTAGCATATCCTTTAAAGGTATGCCTCCCACGTTAGAAATAGATATGAGAGGGACCATTTCATCACCATGACCACCTATAACATAAGCGTTTATATCCTGTGGCGATATGCGTATTTCTCTTGATATAAAGGTTTTAAAGCGAGCAGAATCAAGCACGCCAGCCATACCCATAACCCTGTTCTTCTCAAACCCAAGAATTTTATATACCGCATAGGTCATAAGGTCTACCGGGTTGGTAACCACTATAACTATAGCCTCAGGTGCGTATTCCTTTATTTTGCCTGCTATAACCGAGAGGATGGAGATGTTTTTTTCCAGTAGGTCTTCCCTTGACATGCCAGGTCTTCTTGGAAAGCCAGCGGTTATAACAATAAGGTCGCTGTCCTTTAAGGCTTCGTAGCCTTCACCTTCTGGTGTTACTGTGTAGCCTTCCACTCTTCCGTTAATGTTCAATGCGGAAAGCATTTGCTGAATGTCAAGGGCTTTGCCTTTAACGGGCTCAATTATTCTATCTCCATCCTTCTTTGGCAAGTCAAACATACGCACATCCACAAGACCTCTCAGAGCCAAAAGGCTTGCGGTATGCTCACCTACATTCCCTGCACCTATTACAGACACTACCTTGCGTAGCTTCATATTAACCCTCCTTTACAGCATGTTATACTTCCTTAGGATTTCATACACCTTCTTGTCTTCCTCTGCAAGGCTTTTTAAGGCTTCAAGAAAGGCTTTGTCCTTATCTTCCAGCTTCCTTATTTTATCCTCAAAAGGCTTTAGTGTAGTTCTTCTGTCCCATATGGCAAAGCCTATAGTAGCCACCGTTATGGTAGTAAATATGCCAGTAATTATCCACAAAAAGTTGAAAAGCATGTCTATCTTGCGGTTTACCTCCTCAAAGCGAGCATCCACACTTTTACTGAGAGCTTTTAGCTCTGCCTCCATTCTAATGAGTCTATCTCTATCCTCTAAGGTAAAAGGCACTTCCTTTGCCTGCACCACGCTGAGGCACAAAACCAGGGCTAAAAGCCATTTGCTCATACTTCCACCTTTTGTTTTTTCTTTATCCAATTAAGCAGTCCACCTGCCAATAGCACAGAAACCTGCTTAGGTGAAAGGTTGTATTTGCATACTACTTGCTCTCCCGTGGTCTTGTTTATAACTACCACCTCCTGTCCAGCCTGTAGTCTTTGAGTGAGTTCTGGTATTTCTATCTCATCACCCAGAGAGAACTTACTGTAGTCCTCTTTGTTTACAAATTCCAAGGGCACTATGCCAAAGTTTACAAGATTTGCATGGTGTATCCTTGCAAAAGACTTAGCTATAACCGCACGCACTCCAAGAAATCTGGGGGCAAGTGCTGCGTGTTCTCTGGATGAGCCTTGACCGTAGTTTTCACCACCTATTATTATGTTGGCTTTTCCTTTCTCATCCCTTATCTTCTTGGCTCTTGAGACGAACTCTGGGTCTACGTAGTGGTAAACATACTCGCTTATGGCGTAGATGTTAGACCTAAGGGGCAGTATCTTTGCACCTGCGGGCATTATGTGGTCTGTGGTTATGTTGTCTCCCACTATAAGACTTACTTCTCCCTCTATGAGCTCTGGCATTTCGTCAAACTCGGGCAGAGGCTTTATGTTTGGACCTCTGTATATTTCCACCTCTCTCGCCTCTTCTTCTGGTAGTGGTGGTATAAAGGCTTCGTCGCCATACGGAAATCTCTCTGGGAGTTCCACCCTTATCCACTTTATGCCTTCCCTCTCTGCCAACTTTCTTGGGTCTACTATCTCTCCCGCTATGGCACAGGCTACACAGACCTCTGGAGATGCGAGGTATACTTTTGCATCGGGCGTGCCAGACCTTCCTTCAAAGTTTCTGTTAAAGCTCCTGATAGACACTCCACCGCTTGGTGGCGCGTATCCCATACCTATGCATGGACCACAGGCACTTTCCAATATCCTCGCTCCTGCCTTTAGAAAGTTAAGGAGAATACCATTCTGAGTTATAAGCTCAAGGGCTTGCTTTGAGCCAGGGGCTACCGCAAATATAACATCTGGATGAACCTTCCTTCCCTCAAGCATCTTGCCCGCTCTTGTCAGGTCCACAAAGGAGGAATTTGTGCAAGAGCCTATTACCACCTGGTCCACCTTTGTGCCTTCCACTTCTCTCACTGGCACCACATTGTCGGGTGAATGAGGGCAGGCTATTAGTGGTTCAAGTTCAGAAAGGTTTATCTCAATTACTTCATCATACTCCGCATCTGGGTCTGGCAAAAGCTCTATCCAGTCCTGCTCCCTGCCTTGAGCTTTAAGATATGCCCTTGTTATCTCATCAGATGGGAATATAGAAGTGGTTGCTCCAAGCTCCGCTCCCATGTTGGTTATGGTTGCCCTCTCTGGCACAGAAAGCTCTTTTATGCCCTCTCCAAAGTATTCAAAAATCTTTCCTACACCACCCTTTACTGTTAACCTTCTTAAAAGCTCAAGAATTATATCCTTTGCGGTTACCCACTCTGGCATCTTACCAGTTAACTTTACACCTACTATCTTTGGCATTTTTAGATAAAAGGGTTCACCAGCCATCGCTGCAGCCACATCAAGACCACCCGCACCTATGGCTATCATACCCACACCGCCAGAGGTAGGTGTGTGAGAGTCTGAGCCAAGAAGTGTCTTTCCAGGCTTTGCAAACCTTTCCACATGAACTTGATGACATATACCATTACCGGGTTTGGAAAGCCATATGCCATACCTTTTGGCAATGCTCATAAGATATTTATGGTCATCTGGGTTTCTAAAGTCTGTTTGTAGCATGTTGTGGTCTATGTAGCTAACAGAAAGCTCCGTTTTGACCCTATCCACTCCCATTGCCTCAAATTGGAGATAAGCCATAGTTCCAGTTGCGTCCTGTGTGAGGGTTTGGTCTATCTTTATGGCTATCTCCTCACCGGGTATTAGCTTTCCGCTAACAAGGTGTTCTTTGATTATCTTGTAAGCGACTGTTCCCTTTGCCATGCGCGCCTCCTTTCAAAAGGTAATGATTTATATTATACCTTTTTAACCTTTGAGATACCTTTCTACTTCCTGCTTGAGAGTGGGGCTTATACCCAGCCTCCTTAAAGTTCCCTCGTCCGCTTTTAGAAACTCGTATAGATTTTCAAAATTCCTGTATATGAGCCTTTTCTTTACTTCTCCTATACCTTTTACTTTGTCCAAGGTGTCCTTTAGACCTTCCTTTAGTCTTAAATTTCTGTTATAGGTGAGTGCAAACCTGTGTGCCTCGTCCCTAATTAGCCCAAAGACTCTGTATAAAATAGGATGTTGGGTCAGCCTTACTTCTCTTCTTTCCTCCGAGATAAGAATTTCCTCCTCCTTTGCAAGGGCATAGACCTTTATTGGTAAGGAAAATTTGTCTCTCACTCTTATAGCAACATTGAGCTGTCCATAACCGCCGTCTATAAGCCAAAGGTCTGGCATTTTTTCCTCGCCTTCTTTTAGCCTTCTTGCCCTCCTTGAGAGGACTTCTTCCAAAGCTCTATAGTCATCTATCCCTTCAAAGCTCTTTATTCTGTATCTTCTATAAGCTCTTTTGTTCATGCTTCCCATTTCCCACACTACGCAAGAACCAACAGTGTATTCACCATAAAAGTGAGAAATATCAAAACCCTCTATCCTCTCTGGCATTGGAATGCGTAGCACCCTATGAAATTCCTCCCTAAGAACCACAGGGTCAAGATGGTGTCCGAGGTTTTCCCTTATGAGTTCCTCAAGCTCTGGGCTTATATCCCTTCTTAGCTCAAAGTTTCCTCTTTGAGAGAGCCACCACAGGGTTTCTTCCGAAAGCTCAAAGTTCACAAGCAGGTTTTGAGGCAGAGGGTTTGTGTAATAAAATCCCAGCAAAAACTCCTCAAGGTCTTCTTCCCTCTCAAGGACAAAAACCTGCTTGTCCACAAGCCTTCCAGACCTAATGAGAAAAACACCCAAAACCCTACCCATAGCGTAAAGAATATCCGCATTACCATATTCAAGCCCAGAAACCCTCTGACCCTTAGAGAGGTTTTCCAAAGCCTGTATTTGGTCTCTTAGCATGGCACATCTTTCAAAGTTAAGCCTTTGCATTTCCTCTTCTATCTTTTGGTATAGCTTCTCTAAAACTTCGCTCACCTCTCCGGAGAGCAAAGCAATAGCGGATTTCACCGACAGCCTATAAGATTCCTTGTCTATAAGACCACAGCAAGGTCCAGAGCAAAGTCCAAGATGATAATCCATACAGGGTTCTTTTCTTTCTGGCATTGGGTCGCAAGTCCTGAGTTTAAACAATTTGTGGATAAGTCTTTTCACCTTTTTAGCCTTTGAGGTGCTAAAGAAAGGTCCAAAAAGCTGTCCTCTGTGTTCTGTGCCTCTTACCACTCTTACAGTAGGATATGGCTCATCGGTCAATAAAAGTAGAGGATAGCCACCGCCATATTTGTGGAGCACATTATAACGAGGTTTGTGGAGTTGAATAAGGTCTACTTCCAGCGTTAAGGCTTCAAAGGTGTTGCGTGTTATAACCCACTCCACGGAAGTGGAGTTTTCTATAATAGCTTTTTCCTTGCTGTCCTTTTCCGCCAGCTTGTAGTGTTGAAGGAGCCTATCCCTAAGGTTTTTTGCCTTACCTATGTATATGGGTCTGTTGCCCCTTTTGAAAAGGTATACGCCAGGTTTTTCTGGTGCCTTTTGAAGTTCCTCAAGGCTTAGCATACTTATATAATATGTGCTATTCAAATAAACTAACCTTTTCTTTGAGCCTTCTTGTCGCTATCTCATAGTAGTGCTTATTTATCTCAATGCCAATAAACCTTCTACCTGTCTCTTTACAAGCTATAGCAGTAGAGCCACTACCCATAAAAGGGTCAACCACCAAGGCTTTTTCTTTTGTGGTAAGTTCAATCAGAAACCTCAAGAGTTTTATAGGTTTTACGCTTGGATGGTCGTTGAAAGCACCCTTTTCTTTCCTGTCTGGTTTTTCAATTAGAAAATATCTATCCATAACCTCATCTATGCTATCTGTGGTTATTATGTTAGACGGGAACATCCCTTTTCCTTGCTTTATTTTGACATTAAACAACCCAACTCCATACTTTGCAAAATTTTCCAATAATGTGCCTTCTGGAGGCTTTTGAGCTACCATTATAGGCTCGTAGTTGCTTTTTACCTTCGGAACTTTGTATGCTCTTAGCTCTTCTCTTAGTTTTTCTTTCACCTCGGGAGGAAAAGCAGTTCTATCAAGAAAATGTTCAAGACTAAAAGCCTTTGGCTGATTTTGTGTATATATCCAAAGAAATATATCTCTAATCCAAAACCCAGCATCCTCTGTAGAACATACAAGCCTATGGAACAATCTTGGATGGGAAAAAGAGAGAAACCAGCCACCCGGCTTTAAAATCCTGAAAACCTTATAAGCTACAGAGGAGAACCATTTTCCAAACTCAACAGCCTGCTCTGGAGAAAATTTCATACCTACAGGTAAGTATTTAACAGTTCCTACACTGCTTTTTGCCCTCAATACCTCTTCATGAGACCATTTATTGTCAAGTTTATCAAGAAAATAAGGTGGGTCTGTAAGGACTAAGTCCACAGTATTCTCTGGGATTTTTTCCAACCAAACAAGTGCATCGCCAAGTATAAGTTCTATATCTTTCATAGTTCTTTCCCTTCATATTTTAGCTTTAAAATTTTGTAAACCTGTTTTTGAACCTCTTCAGACGCCCTCAACACTACTCTTGGATTTGCTATGGTTATAACTCTTCCGAGTTTATCAAAGACGAACCAATCTCTGTATGCACGGTTACATTCATCACACTGGGGTATGTATCCCTTAGATTCGTCCTTAGGGTCTATGTGAGCCCTTTGGAGCTTTGTTATGCGTCTTGGATTTTTTAGATTTGGTTTTCCCTCCTCCGAACCACAAGTAGCACATCTGTAATTGTAAACTTGTTTAAGTTTTTCGAAATCCACATCACTAATTCCAACTTTTCTATGTGGAGTCCAACCGGGATAAGGCTCTTCAAGAGACACCAAAAGGTAGCTATCCTTTGGAATTTTTACTTCCAAATGATTTCCTCTCGTGGATGATATTATATACCAACCCTTTTGTCTTGCAAGATGTCTTGCTTGTTGAACATCATTGGTATCAGGATACAAACTCCTGATAAACTGGGTTAGCTCAGACTTAGAAACTGGTCTGGTTTTGGGGTAATCTTTTGCGAGATATACTAGAACAAGTCCATCTTTAGTATACTTACCATTTTTTATAAGATGTGGTAGTTTTACACCTCTGTCTTTTAAGTGCTTCTCCCAATAAACCCTTACAAGTTCATATATACTCCTAATCTCTTCATCGCTTAGCATTTCAGGTTCAAATTATATCATGCGGAGACTCCTTCATCTCCAAGCCCTTCCCAGCTATTTTTCAAGGCTTAGCATCAAGGTAAATATATAACTCCGAAAGGAGCTTTTCCACCGCTTTCTCTTTTTGCTTTGCCTCAAGGATAAGGTCTGAACCCAGCCTAAATATACCACAGCCCAAGTATAGGGAAATTTCTAATAGCCTTTCAAAATCTTTTAGGTTTTTCTCCAATACATCCATGACTTTTTGATAGCTCAGATTGGAGAGCCTAAACTTCCTATTAGTAGTTATCTTGCCATCTGCAGTAGAGCAGAAAAACCCTACCTTTATGCCCTTGAGTTCAAACACAGGGGAATTATACTTATTTCTTATGTTCGTTGATAGGGTAAAAATACACGTTAAGGCTGGGAATGGTGGCAATGGTGCGGTTGCTTTTCTAAGGGAAAAATACAGACCCTTTGGTGGTCCTGCGGGTGGAGATGGTGGAAAGGGTGGGGATGTGGTTTTGGTAGCCACAGGGAGAAAACATACCCTTTATGACTTTAAGTTTCAAGCGCATTTTAAGGCTCAGAGGGGAGAGCATGGTAAAGGGAAAAACCAGAAGGGCAAGGATGGAGAAGACCTAATAATAGAGGTGCCAGTAGGGACGGTGGTTATTGATGCAGAAACTGGAGAAGTCCTTTGCGACCTTGTAAAAGATGGGCAAAGGTGCGTGGTGGCAAAGGGTGGGAGAGGTGGAAGAGGCAACGCACACTTTGCAACACCTACCAATCAAACACCAAGATACGCAGAAAAAGGGGAGAAGGGAGAAGAAAGGTGGCTCATATTGGAGCTAAAGCTCATAGCGGATGTGGGTCTTGTAGGGCTTCCTAATGCGGGAAAGTCCACTCTAATATCTGTCCTTACAAGGGCAAAGCCAAAGATAGCGGACTATCCCTTTACTACCCTTTCTCCTGTCTTGGGTGTTATGGATTTGGACGAAGAGAGGCATGTGGTAATTGCGGACATCCCCGGTCTTATAGAGGGTGCGAGCCAGGGAAAGGGTCTTGGTCTTGACTTCCTAAGGCATATAGAAAGAACTAAGTTGCTCTTGCACTTGGTAGACATATCAGAGGGAAGGGCAGAGGACCCTATAAAAGCCTTTCAAACAGTCTTGAAGGAGATGGAAAACTATAGTCCAGAACTCCTTAAAAAACCTCAGATAGTAGTGGGAACAAAACTTGACGCCCTATCAGACAGGTCTTATATAGAAAGCTTAAAGAAGGTCTTTGAAAGTATGGGTTATCCCTTTGTAGCCATATCCGCTGTGACTGGTGAGAACCTCAATGATTTAAAATACCTCATAGGAAGGAAGTTAGAGGAGCTTAAGGATGCAGAGCTTGGGAAGATACAAGTTGTCTCTTAGTCCACATCAACCACAGGAAATAGAATCCAATGAAATAGAAGAATCTCTGCAGTTTTCCGACCTTGCGGAAGAGCCAAAGGTATACGATGGATACGTGCCAGAAAATTTCAGTCTTGTGTTTATAGACGGAGTAAGACGCACCGAGTGTCTTGCCTATGTTAGAGATGAGGAAACAGGAGAGAGTTTTGAGGGTGCTTTCTTATCCTTGGGTGCTGGTGCCCTAAGGATAGAATACGGAAAACTAAACCTTTTAAAGGAATCTCTTATACTCCATAGAGTGGAACGGCTTTTCTTTCATAAAGGTGGTATTCTTGTGGACGAATTGCTTGGGTTTAGACCGTATGCGGTTGAGGGAGAGCTTTCTGTGGAAATTAACAGATACATGAGAGAAGAGCTTGAGGCAAGGCTCGCCCTACAAATTCAAAAGGAAGTCAAGGACAGTCTTGTAATATGCGATGGAATATTGAGCTATAAGCTCAGGAAAACACCCTTTCTGGGTCTTGTAAAAAGCATGAAAAAGCTCTATATGGATAGGTCGTATCTTCCTCTTTTATACACTTTGAGGCTTGGACAAAGAAGCCCTATTATGAAAGTCCACTACCAGCAAGAACAAGAAGAGAAGGAAAAGGTAGATAAGTATACATGGTATGTAAAGCTCACAGAACACGAAGGGCTACAAGGTCTTGTAAGAGTTGAGGTCTTCAAAAGGGACTTTGAAGAGGTAAAAAGGCTTGCGGACATCTCCGCAGGAGTGATTCCTCTCTTTGCCAGCCAATCTTTCCAAGATAGAAGGTCTCCACAAAATCTTTTACCCATAGGCAGGCTTGAAAAGTTTCTCAGACTTCATTTAGGTCCATACCGCATTATAAGGAGGCAGATAGAGAGCTTTTTCTATGCTTGAGGTCTTTCTTACCGTAAGCATTGCATACATACTCAAAAGGCTTGGTCTGTTTTCCGAGGAACATTCTAAGGTTTTGGTAAACTACGTGTTATATTTTGCCCTTCCTTTGTTAAGCTTTAAGACCGCACATAATATAGGTCTTTCTAAGGAAGTGGCTTTTATCGGCGTTGGTGCTTGGCTTGTAATAGCCTTGTGTATAATCACTTCATATCTCGTAGGTAAGGCTCTCAAGCTCAAAAAATCAGACCTCAGGACACTTATGATGGCTTCTGCCTTTGGCAATACAGCCTTTCTTGGCTATCCTTACAGCTTTACCTACTTTGGAGAGGAAGGGCTAAAGTATGCGGTTATCTACGACAGCGTAGGTTCTTTTCTTGCGGTATCCTCTTTGGGCTTTTTTATAGTAAGCGGTAGTCTTCAATTAAGGTCCATAATACTCTTTCCACCCTTTCTTGGCTTGTTATTTGGCTTTCTGCTAAGGGCTTATGAGCTTCCAGCCTTCTTTTGGAAGTTTGTGGACTTTTCTATTGCATCGCTACTGCCAGTGGTTTTGTTTTCTCTGGGTCTTTCCCTTGAGTTTTCTCATGTTGGTAAAGGTCTTAAACTCTTGGCTACCGCCATTGGCATAAGGATGTTTCTATCTCCACTTTTTGCCCTTTTGGTATTTAAAGCCTTGCCTGTGAGCGAAAGCGCTTACAGGGTCTCTGTGCTTGAGTCCGCTATGCCTACCATGATAACCGCAAGCCTTTTGGTGCTAAGGTATGGGCTCAACCACAGCCTTGCCTTTGCCAGTGCAGGTCTTGGCATTATTCTGAGTTTTTTGAGCATTCCTGCATGGGTTTATATCCTAAATAAGTTCTAAGAAAGCCAAACAACTTCCTTTTGTAAAACCTCTCTGTAAAACCTGGTGTCCTTTAGCTTTTCTATCTCCTCTTCTGTATAAACCAGCAAGTCCGCAGGCACAGGAAGTTCAGTGGTATCAAAGGCAAGAGGTCTTCTTATAAAGGGTTCATTGCTTTTGGAGACTATCACCACTATATCCACATCGCTTCCCACGTTCCAATCTCCTCTTGCGTAAGAGCCAAAATAGCCTACCTTTAACACTTCAG from Hydrogenobacter sp. T-8 includes these protein-coding regions:
- a CDS encoding malate dehydrogenase — encoded protein: MKLRKVVSVIGAGNVGEHTASLLALRGLVDVRMFDLPKKDGDRIIEPVKGKALDIQQMLSALNINGRVEGYTVTPEGEGYEALKDSDLIVITAGFPRRPGMSREDLLEKNISILSVIAGKIKEYAPEAIVIVVTNPVDLMTYAVYKILGFEKNRVMGMAGVLDSARFKTFISREIRISPQDINAYVIGGHGDEMVPLISISNVGGIPLKDMLPKEKIQELIRRTQFGGGEIVDLMGTSAYHAPAASIVEMVEAIVTDNKRILPCSVYLDGEVGKYYEAEGLCVGVPVKLGNNGAEEVIKIPMIEEEREMWKRSVESVRKNIAIVEELLNARSAL
- a CDS encoding spherulation-specific family 4 protein translates to MKKFWALFLVAFTLLLGCGWSGSNSSQEQTLRVSTILVPLYSYPADANYRDDHQRLAQLRSPKEIIVIINPDSGPSVIKDQEFENIINTYKASGKRVLGYLKTEYARRNRQGVIADIQRYLDFYPQIEGFFLDEVSNELGDFEYYRQIYNYVKEQGNFMVVINPGARVPQEYYSVADKLVAFESNLSFLYNGYGLTRANTKDCFLVYGVRDTGQARELLSYLTSRGASCAYAVDEDPPSWFKLSPYMNVLLE
- a CDS encoding succinate--CoA ligase subunit alpha: MEKNWSVGTVYLNDKTRIIVMGITGREASQVVTESEALYPGFIVAGVTPGKGGSEVAGKPVYNTVKEALQKHPEINTGIVYVPPASVKDAVIELVDAGIKVIFIITEHVPIRDTVYFYHYAKERGVIIVGPTSLGCMMPWIPARIGAIGGKNPSIAYEKGGLVILSKSGGLTTTTAEMFKRRGWGVYMALALGGDVISCTTFADALENIADDPNVKGVIIQGEVGGSYEEQAAETILRLWKEGRWNKPVAAFVAGRFQEKLEGVSFGHAGAIVERGKGKATDKIRAFNEVGKITGLVKVAEFYHDLVHCIEELGVPRDFEDTTPEGRVRPLYSTIDEETCQFRG
- a CDS encoding fumarate hydratase; amino-acid sequence: MREVHYDQIVEAVREIAIKANYEIPEDVELAYQSAIRREESEIGREVLSQILLNIKSAREEQMAYCQDTGVAVVFVEIGQDVHVVGGSLEDAINEGVRRAYTEGYLRASMVYDPVFERKNTKDNTPAVIHYRVVPGDRIKLTFAPKGAGSENTSRLAMLKPADGWEGVKRFVLETVKLAGPNACPPFTVGVGIGGTFEYCALLAKKALLRPVGERSKDPVAKRIEEELIEEINKIGWGPMGFGGTVTAVDVKVELYPCHIASLPVAVNIQCHASRHAEIEL
- a CDS encoding aconitate hydratase yields the protein MAKGTVAYKIIKEHLVSGKLIPGEEIAIKIDQTLTQDATGTMAYLQFEAMGVDRVKTELSVSYIDHNMLQTDFRNPDDHKYLMSIAKRYGIWLSKPGNGICHQVHVERFAKPGKTLLGSDSHTPTSGGVGMIAIGAGGLDVAAAMAGEPFYLKMPKIVGVKLTGKMPEWVTAKDIILELLRRLTVKGGVGKIFEYFGEGIKELSVPERATITNMGAELGATTSIFPSDEITRAYLKAQGREQDWIELLPDPDAEYDEVIEINLSELEPLIACPHSPDNVVPVREVEGTKVDQVVIGSCTNSSFVDLTRAGKMLEGRKVHPDVIFAVAPGSKQALELITQNGILLNFLKAGARILESACGPCIGMGYAPPSGGVSIRSFNRNFEGRSGTPDAKVYLASPEVCVACAIAGEIVDPRKLAEREGIKWIRVELPERFPYGDEAFIPPLPEEEAREVEIYRGPNIKPLPEFDEMPELIEGEVSLIVGDNITTDHIMPAGAKILPLRSNIYAISEYVYHYVDPEFVSRAKKIRDEKGKANIIIGGENYGQGSSREHAALAPRFLGVRAVIAKSFARIHHANLVNFGIVPLEFVNKEDYSKFSLGDEIEIPELTQRLQAGQEVVVINKTTGEQVVCKYNLSPKQVSVLLAGGLLNWIKKKQKVEV